The following proteins are encoded in a genomic region of Bacteroidota bacterium:
- a CDS encoding NAD(P)H-dependent glycerol-3-phosphate dehydrogenase, which produces MSKRIAVIGGGSWATAIVKMLCDESAGAVAGETITWWIRSQETIDYITRYRHNPRYLSSVELKLTLIELQHSLKAVVEQCDVLIMAVPAAFLAEALSGFTSEDFKGKVVFSAIKGIVPGPNLIVGEYFNQQFDVPYSHIGVITGPCHAEEVALEKLSYLTVASQSAEFAQLVADRIRCRYIRASVSDDIYGTEYAAVLKNVFAIASGICHGLGYGDNFQAVLISNAIQEISRFVDAVHPIDRDIKSTAYLGDLLVTAYSQFSRNRMFGAMVGKGYSVKMAQLEMNMVAEGYYAVKCVHEINSRYGVHMPITEAVYRILYEKMSPAIEIRLLCDKLN; this is translated from the coding sequence ATGAGTAAACGCATTGCAGTAATTGGAGGCGGAAGCTGGGCCACTGCCATTGTTAAAATGCTCTGCGACGAATCAGCAGGGGCTGTGGCGGGTGAAACGATTACGTGGTGGATTCGTAGTCAAGAAACCATTGACTATATTACCCGCTACCGTCATAACCCGCGCTACCTGAGTTCGGTAGAGTTGAAACTGACTCTGATTGAGTTGCAGCACAGCCTTAAAGCAGTAGTAGAGCAATGCGATGTACTCATTATGGCAGTGCCCGCCGCATTTCTGGCCGAAGCACTTAGCGGCTTCACAAGCGAAGATTTTAAAGGCAAAGTAGTTTTTTCGGCCATCAAAGGTATTGTACCCGGCCCCAATCTGATTGTTGGCGAATATTTCAACCAGCAGTTTGATGTGCCGTATTCGCACATCGGCGTAATAACCGGGCCCTGCCACGCCGAAGAAGTGGCGCTCGAAAAACTTTCCTACCTCACGGTGGCTTCGCAGTCGGCCGAATTTGCGCAGCTTGTGGCTGATCGTATCCGCTGCCGCTACATCCGCGCCAGTGTGAGTGATGACATTTACGGCACTGAATACGCCGCCGTGCTTAAAAACGTGTTTGCCATTGCCAGCGGCATTTGCCACGGACTGGGCTACGGCGATAACTTTCAGGCGGTGCTTATTTCCAACGCCATTCAGGAAATTTCGCGCTTTGTGGACGCTGTGCACCCGATTGACCGCGACATCAAAAGCACGGCTTACCTCGGCGATTTACTGGTTACGGCCTACTCACAGTTTAGCCGCAACCGTATGTTTGGTGCCATGGTAGGCAAAGGCTACTCGGTAAAAATGGCCCAGCTCGAAATGAACATGGTGGCCGAAGGTTACTACGCCGTAAAATGTGTACATGAAATAAACTCGCGCTACGGTGTACACATGCCCATTACCGAAGCCGTGTACCGCATACTGTACGAAAAAATGTCGCCAGCCATAGAAATCCGGCTGCTCTGC
- a CDS encoding T9SS type A sorting domain-containing protein, whose translation MKTLLSYFVFILLSGSLNAQLVQEWSRAHNPLQSTNNFQGYAIKKAFNNAVYSCGYFSTTALLDGFYVCKYDSLGTILWQQRITTAFNCCMEKLIAIETDSADNVYVAGYAWAGSAWITILYKYNQAGVQQWSSIHPGKTISIGFTECFLKVDNSLQTIYIACSSGNQGVNDFYLAAVSLSGGTIIWSDTRNVNVGSYPLGLYIDKKHCVTLVGGSIYILSSSEGPACFFHYSPTGVRIWQIVYNSSQHLTSIVNNFFFDENTEQVYACLSGFRSGEYEYHYLQIDTAGTIVINRSFGIQGLDCHPKAISTDNLGNVILTGTAAVSTNSISDLLTVMFDPYGNILWTNQYTSPIGSSFPHTLITGSSSHFYVCEPTKIHKFSNSGSIQWSQTISQNYYKNAVELDISNYDIYVTGNSFVSQNNYAYRTSKYRDTTSTILSTGHLANECGKINIFPNPAENVLTIKPHLPFFNLTIKIIDLSGRELINETYYGQQTATISLVGIPKGIYLITIDCDEHLETKKLTVMK comes from the coding sequence ATGAAAACCCTCTTGTCTTATTTTGTATTTATTCTTCTATCAGGTTCATTAAATGCACAACTTGTACAGGAGTGGTCAAGGGCTCACAATCCATTGCAATCTACAAACAACTTTCAGGGTTATGCAATCAAAAAAGCATTCAACAATGCTGTATATTCATGTGGATATTTCTCAACAACAGCCTTGCTAGATGGTTTTTATGTATGTAAATATGATTCTCTTGGCACCATACTATGGCAGCAGCGAATAACTACTGCATTTAACTGTTGCATGGAAAAGTTAATTGCAATTGAAACAGATTCTGCTGATAACGTATATGTTGCAGGATATGCTTGGGCGGGCTCAGCGTGGATAACTATTCTTTATAAATATAATCAGGCAGGAGTTCAACAATGGTCATCAATACACCCTGGTAAAACAATTAGTATTGGTTTCACAGAATGTTTCCTGAAAGTTGATAACTCTCTCCAAACTATTTACATCGCCTGCTCGTCAGGAAATCAAGGAGTTAATGATTTTTATCTGGCTGCTGTTTCCCTGTCAGGCGGCACAATAATCTGGAGTGATACCCGAAATGTTAATGTCGGCTCATATCCGTTGGGATTGTATATTGATAAAAAACATTGTGTTACTCTTGTCGGTGGAAGTATATATATTTTATCAAGCAGTGAAGGCCCTGCTTGTTTTTTTCATTATTCCCCAACAGGAGTTCGAATTTGGCAAATCGTATATAATTCATCACAACACCTAACTTCAATTGTCAATAATTTTTTCTTTGATGAAAATACCGAGCAGGTCTATGCATGCTTATCAGGATTCCGGTCGGGAGAATATGAATATCATTATCTGCAAATTGATACTGCTGGAACAATTGTCATAAATAGAAGTTTCGGAATCCAAGGATTAGACTGTCATCCAAAGGCCATTTCAACTGATAACCTTGGGAATGTGATATTAACAGGAACCGCTGCGGTATCCACAAACAGCATAAGTGATCTTCTCACAGTAATGTTTGACCCGTATGGGAATATTTTATGGACAAATCAATATACATCTCCAATAGGAAGCTCATTTCCACATACATTAATTACTGGCAGCAGTTCACACTTTTATGTTTGCGAACCAACTAAAATTCATAAGTTCAGTAATTCAGGCAGTATTCAATGGAGTCAAACAATATCGCAAAATTATTATAAGAACGCCGTAGAGTTAGATATAAGCAACTACGATATTTACGTTACGGGGAATTCATTTGTGAGTCAAAATAATTATGCCTACCGAACTTCAAAATACAGGGATACAACATCTACAATTTTGAGTACAGGTCATTTAGCTAACGAATGCGGAAAAATAAACATCTTCCCAAACCCTGCTGAAAATGTGTTAACCATAAAACCTCATCTGCCATTTTTTAATTTAACTATCAAAATAATTGATTTGTCAGGACGCGAATTAAT